One stretch of Cedecea neteri DNA includes these proteins:
- a CDS encoding YbdD/YjiX family protein, with translation MFDNLGAAKKYLGQAARMLVGIPDYDTYVLHMQTNHPDQPPMTYKEFFRERQQARYGGDGKGGMRCC, from the coding sequence ATGTTTGATAACTTAGGCGCTGCAAAAAAATATCTCGGCCAGGCGGCACGAATGCTCGTTGGCATCCCGGACTACGACACTTACGTGCTGCATATGCAGACGAACCATCCGGACCAGCCGCCCATGACCTATAAAGAATTCTTCCGCGAGCGCCAGCAGGCACGCTACGGCGGAGATGGCAAAGGCGGCATGCGCTGCTGTTAA
- the yjiA gene encoding GTPase, which yields MTQIAVTVLTGFLGAGKTTLLRHILHTQQDEKIAVIENEFGETPIDSQLIGDRATRITTLSNGCICCTRSSELEDALLDLLESRDKGEIHFDRLIVECTGMADPGPILQAFFAHEIICERYLLDGVITLVDAVHAASQLDQFPLAQSQIGYADRILLTKTDVAGESADLLERLQRINARAPVYPILHGNIDIALLFNTRGFMLEENVVATKPRFHRIAPQQNEVSSIVVTLDYPVALSAVSSVMENLLSGFADNLLRYKGMLWIEDQPCRLLFQGVQRLYSADWDREWQADETPGSTLVFIGVSLPEAEIRDAFAGLKQTA from the coding sequence ATGACACAGATTGCAGTGACCGTATTAACCGGCTTTCTCGGCGCAGGGAAAACCACCCTGTTACGCCATATCCTGCATACCCAGCAGGATGAGAAAATCGCCGTTATTGAAAATGAATTTGGCGAAACGCCTATCGACAGCCAGCTGATTGGCGACCGCGCCACCCGCATCACGACCCTGAGCAACGGCTGCATCTGCTGCACGCGGTCGAGCGAGCTGGAAGATGCCCTGCTGGACCTGCTTGAAAGTCGGGACAAAGGTGAAATTCACTTCGACAGGCTGATTGTCGAATGCACGGGGATGGCCGATCCAGGCCCAATACTTCAGGCCTTTTTCGCCCATGAAATCATCTGCGAGCGCTACCTGCTGGACGGCGTAATTACGCTGGTGGATGCGGTACACGCGGCTTCGCAGCTGGATCAGTTCCCGCTGGCGCAGTCGCAGATTGGCTACGCCGATCGCATTCTGCTCACCAAAACCGATGTCGCTGGTGAGTCCGCTGATTTACTGGAACGCCTGCAGCGCATTAACGCTCGCGCCCCGGTTTACCCTATCCTGCACGGCAATATCGATATTGCGCTGCTGTTTAACACCCGCGGCTTTATGCTGGAAGAAAACGTCGTGGCGACAAAACCTCGCTTCCACCGCATTGCCCCGCAGCAAAATGAAGTCTCATCCATTGTGGTGACGCTGGATTATCCGGTGGCGCTGTCCGCCGTTTCCTCCGTAATGGAAAACCTGCTTTCCGGCTTTGCCGATAACCTGCTCCGCTACAAAGGAATGCTGTGGATTGAAGACCAGCCCTGTCGCCTGCTGTTCCAGGGCGTGCAGCGCCTTTACAGCGCCGACTGGGACCGTGAGTGGCAGGCGGATGAAACGCCGGGCAGCACGCTGGTGTTTATCGGCGTCTCGCTCCCGGAAGCCGAGATCCGCGACGCCTTTGCAGGATTAAAACAAACCGCATAA
- the btsR gene encoding two-component system response regulator BtsR, whose translation MLRALIVDDEPLARENLRVLLESDGEIEIVGECANAIEAISAVHKLRPDVLFLDIQMPRISGLEMVGMLDERHRPRIVFLTAFDEYAVQAFEECAFDYLLKPIEAQRLQKTLARLHQENEAQDVSRLPDSQLPLKFIPCSGHSRIWLLQMEEVAYVSSRMSGVYVTSRDGKEGFTELTLRTLESRTPLLRCHRQYLVNMNYLQEIRLEDNSQAELLLRDGRTVPVSRRYLKSLKEAVGL comes from the coding sequence ATGTTGAGAGCGTTGATTGTTGATGATGAGCCGCTGGCGCGTGAGAACCTGCGCGTCCTGCTTGAGAGCGACGGTGAGATTGAGATAGTCGGGGAATGTGCCAACGCGATAGAGGCGATTAGCGCCGTGCACAAGCTGCGCCCGGACGTGCTGTTTCTCGATATCCAGATGCCGCGCATTAGCGGCCTGGAAATGGTGGGCATGCTGGATGAACGCCACCGGCCGCGTATTGTGTTTCTCACCGCTTTTGATGAATACGCCGTGCAGGCTTTTGAGGAGTGCGCTTTTGACTATCTGCTCAAGCCGATAGAGGCGCAGCGGCTGCAAAAAACGCTGGCTCGCCTGCATCAGGAAAACGAAGCGCAGGATGTTTCCCGCCTGCCGGACAGCCAGCTGCCGCTGAAATTTATCCCGTGCAGCGGCCACAGCCGAATCTGGCTGCTGCAAATGGAAGAGGTGGCCTACGTCAGCAGCCGGATGAGCGGGGTGTATGTCACCAGCCGTGACGGCAAAGAAGGGTTTACCGAGCTAACGCTGCGCACTCTGGAAAGCCGCACGCCGCTGCTGCGCTGCCACCGGCAATATCTGGTCAATATGAATTATTTACAGGAGATCCGCCTGGAGGATAACAGCCAGGCGGAGCTGCTGCTGCGGGATGGCCGCACCGTGCCGGTGAGCCGCCGCTACCTGAAGTCACTGAAAGAGGCGGTCGGGCTGTAA
- a CDS encoding ATP-binding cassette domain-containing protein, protein MIVLSGVSKVFASKHGAITAVDNIHLSVNKGQIYGIIGYSGAGKSTLIRLLNGLEAPSSGSIIVAGQDIAKANGERPPPGPLKSQHGLPAL, encoded by the coding sequence ATGATCGTTCTTTCGGGCGTATCAAAAGTATTTGCCAGCAAACATGGGGCGATTACCGCCGTAGATAATATTCACCTGTCCGTAAATAAGGGCCAAATATACGGCATTATCGGCTACAGCGGGGCAGGTAAAAGTACGTTAATCAGATTATTAAACGGGCTTGAAGCGCCCTCTTCCGGATCGATTATCGTGGCCGGGCAGGACATTGCGAAAGCCAACGGCGAGCGGCCTCCGCCAGGCCCGCTTAAAAGTCAGCATGGTCTTCCAGCACTTTAA
- a CDS encoding methionine ABC transporter ATP-binding protein translates to MRKPTASGLRQARLKVSMVFQHFNLLWSRTVAENIAFPLQIAGANKRQIQQRVGELIKLVGLEGRENAWPSQLSGGQKQRVGIARALANNPDVLLCDEATSALDPQTTDAILDLLLDINRQLNLTIVLITHEMHVVRKICQRVAVMENGRIVEEGPVLEIFTHPKQPITQTFVRQVTNHGAASEPFNPHWVQGLNGSILKLIFPGGEAQQPVIADVIQHFHVALNILHGNITQTADGAFGELYVHVDDASQLENIVQYLNQKRVETEVIRHA, encoded by the coding sequence TTGCGAAAGCCAACGGCGAGCGGCCTCCGCCAGGCCCGCTTAAAAGTCAGCATGGTCTTCCAGCACTTTAACCTGCTGTGGTCGCGCACGGTTGCCGAGAATATTGCGTTTCCCCTACAAATTGCCGGCGCGAACAAACGTCAGATTCAGCAGCGTGTTGGTGAGCTGATCAAACTGGTTGGCCTTGAGGGCCGCGAAAATGCCTGGCCATCCCAGCTTAGCGGCGGCCAGAAGCAGCGCGTTGGCATTGCCCGCGCCCTGGCAAATAACCCGGACGTGCTGCTTTGCGACGAGGCCACTTCAGCGCTGGATCCGCAAACCACCGACGCCATTCTCGATCTGCTGCTCGACATTAACCGCCAGCTCAACTTAACCATCGTACTCATCACCCATGAGATGCACGTGGTACGCAAAATTTGCCAGCGCGTGGCGGTGATGGAAAACGGCAGAATCGTTGAAGAAGGCCCGGTACTGGAGATTTTTACCCACCCTAAACAGCCCATCACACAAACCTTTGTGCGCCAGGTGACTAACCACGGTGCGGCCAGCGAACCGTTCAACCCGCATTGGGTTCAGGGCTTAAACGGCAGCATTCTGAAACTGATTTTCCCCGGCGGAGAAGCTCAGCAGCCGGTGATAGCCGACGTTATTCAGCACTTTCACGTGGCGCTGAACATTCTGCACGGCAACATTACCCAGACGGCAGACGGCGCGTTTGGCGAGCTGTACGTCCACGTGGATGACGCCAGCCAGCTAGAAAATATTGTGCAATACCTGAATCAAAAGCGGGTAGAAACTGAGGTTATTCGACATGCTTGA
- a CDS encoding methionine ABC transporter permease, protein MLEQYFPHLKLDKLWAATGETLYMTAWSGLATLVFGIALGVLLFLTSRGQLLQNRLVYSVVTVLVNVFRSIPFIILIVLLIPFTKTLVGTILGTNAALPALIVGAAPFYARLVEIALREVDKGVIEATRSMGAKTHTLIFRVLLPESSPALVSGITVTLIALVSYSAMAGVIGAGGLGNLAYLEGFQRNHNDVTLVATAMILAIVFIIQFIGDRITRRLDKR, encoded by the coding sequence ATGCTTGAGCAATACTTCCCGCATTTAAAACTCGACAAGCTATGGGCCGCCACGGGCGAAACGCTCTACATGACGGCCTGGTCCGGGCTGGCAACGCTGGTCTTTGGTATTGCGCTAGGCGTGCTGCTGTTTCTGACCTCTCGCGGCCAGCTGCTGCAAAACCGCCTGGTTTATTCAGTGGTCACCGTGCTGGTAAACGTCTTCCGTTCGATCCCGTTCATCATTCTGATCGTCCTGCTGATCCCGTTCACTAAAACGCTGGTCGGCACCATTTTGGGCACCAATGCCGCGCTTCCGGCGCTGATCGTCGGCGCCGCACCTTTCTACGCACGGCTGGTAGAAATTGCGCTGCGCGAAGTCGACAAAGGGGTTATCGAAGCCACGCGTTCGATGGGGGCGAAAACCCACACGCTGATTTTCCGCGTACTCCTGCCTGAATCTTCTCCGGCTCTGGTTTCCGGCATCACCGTCACCCTGATCGCGCTGGTGAGCTACAGCGCTATGGCCGGGGTTATCGGCGCGGGCGGGCTGGGCAACCTCGCCTATCTGGAAGGGTTCCAGCGTAACCATAACGACGTCACGCTGGTGGCCACGGCCATGATATTAGCGATCGTTTTTATTATTCAGTTTATCGGCGACCGAATTACGCGCCGGCTCGATAAGCGCTAA
- a CDS encoding MetQ/NlpA family ABC transporter substrate-binding protein encodes MKKQFMMLALASLTALSLQANAAEKLVVGASNVPHAEILEQAKPILAKEGIDLEIKTFQDYILPNTALAEREIDANYFQHQPYLDSVLQDHKGDKNYDFVSAGAIHVEPIGIYSKKYKSLKDLPQNGKVIMRDSVAEEGRILAIFQREGVIALKPGIKPVNARISDIASNPKNLQFKADIEAALLPQMYANNEGDAVVINANYALDAGLNPIKDPIAVESTEGNPYANIITVHSADVKKHDIVELVKVLHSKQIQAWINEKYHGAVVPVNQ; translated from the coding sequence ATGAAAAAACAGTTTATGATGTTAGCTCTGGCTTCTTTAACCGCCTTAAGCCTCCAGGCCAACGCCGCTGAAAAGCTGGTTGTGGGCGCTTCCAACGTGCCGCACGCGGAAATTCTCGAGCAGGCGAAGCCGATTCTGGCGAAAGAAGGTATCGACCTTGAGATCAAAACCTTCCAGGACTATATCCTGCCGAACACCGCGCTTGCCGAGCGTGAAATTGACGCCAACTACTTCCAGCACCAGCCGTATCTGGACTCGGTTCTGCAGGATCATAAAGGCGATAAAAACTACGATTTCGTCAGCGCCGGGGCTATCCACGTGGAGCCCATCGGCATCTACTCAAAGAAATACAAAAGCCTGAAAGATCTGCCGCAAAACGGCAAGGTGATTATGCGTGACTCGGTGGCCGAAGAAGGCCGCATTCTGGCTATCTTCCAGCGCGAAGGCGTGATCGCCCTGAAGCCGGGCATCAAGCCGGTTAATGCCCGTATCAGCGACATCGCCAGCAACCCGAAAAATCTGCAGTTCAAAGCGGATATTGAAGCCGCCCTGCTGCCGCAGATGTACGCCAATAACGAAGGCGATGCGGTGGTTATCAACGCCAACTACGCGCTTGATGCGGGCCTGAACCCAATCAAAGATCCTATTGCCGTAGAAAGCACCGAAGGTAACCCGTATGCCAACATCATCACCGTGCACAGCGCCGACGTTAAAAAACATGACATCGTCGAGCTGGTGAAGGTCCTGCACTCTAAGCAGATTCAGGCCTGGATCAACGAGAAGTATCACGGCGCGGTTGTGCCGGTTAACCAGTAA
- a CDS encoding LysR substrate-binding domain-containing protein has translation MTMDRLSSLTYFVRTAELGSFVRAGQALGLSASAVGKGITRLEEQLGVRLFHRTTRSLQMTSEGRVYFERCRRILQDLDEADALLSHVSETPRGRLRVSLPAASHILFEAAIIAFVRRYPDIDLDLDFIDRLVNLIDEDVDIAIRTGELPDSRLMRRALPSLQLILCASPAYLARHGVPQSPRELEGHCGIRFRYVNTGKLQAWPLRDLSELADIRTRTVFSSNNMEMVRSAIVNGLGVGAVPDFMIEPQLASGVVQPLLGEYLKAPGQFQMVWTSGKQLSSKIRVFVDFISDFVTRQRQNGVHGVAAR, from the coding sequence ATGACTATGGATCGCCTGTCCAGCCTGACCTATTTTGTTCGCACCGCAGAGTTGGGCAGTTTTGTCCGCGCCGGGCAAGCCCTGGGGCTTTCCGCTTCGGCGGTGGGAAAAGGGATTACGAGACTTGAGGAGCAGCTTGGCGTGCGACTTTTTCACCGCACCACCCGCAGCCTGCAGATGACCTCCGAAGGCCGGGTTTACTTTGAGCGCTGCCGGCGCATTCTGCAGGATTTGGATGAGGCGGATGCCCTGCTTTCCCATGTCAGTGAAACGCCCCGGGGCCGCCTGCGAGTTAGCCTGCCCGCCGCCAGCCATATCCTGTTTGAAGCAGCCATTATCGCTTTCGTTCGCCGTTATCCGGACATCGATCTCGATCTGGATTTCATCGACAGGCTGGTGAACCTGATTGATGAAGACGTGGATATTGCTATCCGAACCGGCGAGCTCCCGGATTCTCGCTTGATGCGTCGCGCATTGCCCTCTTTGCAGCTTATTCTCTGTGCTTCCCCGGCCTATCTTGCCCGGCATGGGGTACCTCAATCGCCCCGGGAACTGGAGGGACATTGCGGAATTCGATTCCGCTATGTGAACACCGGCAAGCTGCAGGCCTGGCCGCTGCGCGATCTGTCAGAGCTTGCGGATATTCGCACCCGCACCGTGTTCAGTTCGAACAATATGGAAATGGTACGCAGCGCGATCGTTAACGGCCTGGGCGTTGGAGCCGTGCCTGATTTTATGATTGAACCCCAGCTGGCGAGCGGTGTTGTGCAACCGCTGCTGGGTGAGTATTTGAAAGCACCGGGGCAATTCCAGATGGTCTGGACTTCGGGGAAACAGCTTTCGTCAAAGATCCGCGTTTTTGTCGACTTTATCAGCGACTTTGTCACCCGGCAGCGGCAAAATGGTGTTCATGGAGTAGCCGCCAGGTGA
- a CDS encoding shikimate kinase, which produces MADFVFLIGPGGAGKSTVGTLLAARLGYECTDLDDEFCTHLMNIREFIGLFGYERYLEENAKLLETLLAKTDVSTVFILSSGFLATDIRPDIVEQNRDRVQRAGTSVLLLPSRDYREALSCIVERQLRRGFGLKRESEIAKFGQRFSQYLCLGDVQIFSMDAPEIVAAHVANVISAREPRMNRYID; this is translated from the coding sequence ATGGCAGATTTTGTTTTTCTTATTGGCCCCGGTGGCGCGGGTAAAAGCACTGTGGGGACCTTACTGGCCGCCAGGCTAGGCTATGAGTGCACCGATCTCGACGATGAGTTTTGTACCCACCTCATGAATATTCGCGAATTTATTGGCCTTTTTGGCTATGAGCGCTACCTCGAGGAAAATGCGAAATTACTCGAAACATTACTGGCAAAAACCGACGTCAGTACCGTTTTCATTCTCTCTTCCGGCTTTCTTGCAACGGATATTCGGCCTGACATCGTGGAGCAAAACAGAGATCGAGTACAGCGTGCAGGCACGTCGGTGCTGCTCTTGCCCTCTCGTGACTACCGTGAGGCGCTCAGCTGCATTGTTGAACGCCAGTTAAGGCGGGGTTTTGGTCTGAAAAGAGAAAGCGAAATCGCTAAGTTCGGCCAGCGTTTTAGTCAGTATCTCTGCCTGGGTGATGTACAGATATTTTCTATGGACGCCCCTGAGATCGTTGCCGCCCACGTCGCGAATGTAATAAGCGCCCGTGAGCCGCGTATGAACCGCTATATTGACTAA
- a CDS encoding ATP-binding protein, with protein MRLTTALRLMSICLICLTVLLQAQPAFSAPLSLADPLALTPQERDWVAAHPLVPVLVVNTHIPLTFINQEGEQSGYAVALLNSIGRQTGLRFTWHPFNNLVEMREQLKKAPDSLIAAADASATGPDAGLIYTRPIQVTDWVLVTRKKFPVVTTLADMKGKKVAVFTGSYYLPELRRQFPQVEFVEQDFSLETALALFVHNLDGAIVPQTAASFVLKSYLEDRFRIAMTVPVPPLRLAMASGEQNRPLLSIIDKALERLPPHEMEEQLNGWQMRYALERFEVWGHYRTGIMIAIVILSLAAMLLVFYFWRNRLLRRTLATQQALQNELRASQARLQKASESKSQFLAQMSHEIRTPMNALIGLLELENAGRSTPEQRRNNIAVAYESSKSLLMLVGDILDMAKIESGTFTVRSVPLSLSEMINSVSTLFRYSAEEKHLALSASVEVQDDRILFDPVMLKQIVSNLVSNAIKFTAQGEVEIIIYQAKKQAAETGDYVLEVCDTGVGMSEEQQNAIFEPFVQLDAAQREHHGSGLGLSICRQLAALLHGSLEVESSPGEGTIFIFRFSAPVAPPEQANASTEVSPRRSRKILVVDDHPANRLLLVQQLEFAGHRSVAAENGVQALRLWEKENPPFDVVITDCNMPDLSGFELVRQLREKEKLMAREPQPMFGLTAMAEQQVRDRGIQAGMTDCLFKPVELEKLLARIDKHSEHTAEPSSRPLLSLSRLAESQPEAFRALVKTVIEQNQLDMAALKSGIASGDFGLIKSSAHRLAGSARLADAPKLSAICGQIEAAAEAQDSEAVHTLAADGERHVKELENALSHLAILP; from the coding sequence ATGCGGCTGACTACTGCCCTCCGCCTGATGAGCATTTGTCTTATCTGCCTCACCGTCTTGCTGCAGGCTCAGCCGGCCTTCTCTGCGCCGTTATCGCTGGCCGATCCTCTGGCGTTAACCCCGCAAGAGCGTGACTGGGTTGCGGCTCATCCCCTTGTACCGGTGCTGGTGGTTAACACCCATATCCCGCTGACCTTTATTAACCAGGAAGGCGAGCAAAGTGGCTATGCCGTGGCGCTGCTGAACAGCATTGGCCGGCAAACCGGGCTGCGGTTTACCTGGCATCCCTTCAATAACCTGGTCGAGATGCGCGAGCAGCTCAAAAAAGCCCCCGACTCGCTCATTGCCGCAGCGGATGCTTCCGCCACGGGGCCAGACGCCGGGCTGATCTATACCCGCCCAATACAGGTGACCGACTGGGTGCTGGTCACGCGCAAGAAGTTTCCCGTCGTCACCACCCTTGCCGACATGAAGGGCAAAAAGGTTGCGGTCTTTACCGGCAGCTATTACCTGCCGGAGCTGCGCAGGCAATTCCCGCAGGTCGAGTTTGTTGAGCAGGACTTTTCGCTGGAAACCGCGCTGGCGCTGTTTGTTCACAATCTGGACGGCGCCATCGTGCCGCAAACCGCCGCCAGCTTCGTGCTAAAAAGCTATCTTGAGGATCGTTTCCGCATCGCCATGACGGTGCCCGTTCCCCCGCTACGGCTGGCGATGGCTTCCGGCGAGCAAAATCGCCCGCTGCTGTCGATAATCGATAAAGCCCTGGAGCGGCTCCCGCCGCACGAAATGGAGGAGCAGCTCAACGGCTGGCAGATGCGCTACGCCCTGGAGCGCTTCGAAGTTTGGGGGCATTACCGTACCGGTATCATGATAGCTATTGTTATCCTCAGCCTGGCAGCGATGCTGCTGGTGTTCTATTTCTGGCGCAACCGCCTGCTGAGGCGCACGCTGGCAACCCAGCAGGCGCTGCAAAATGAACTTCGGGCTTCGCAGGCGCGGCTGCAAAAAGCCAGCGAGTCGAAAAGCCAGTTTCTGGCGCAAATGAGCCACGAAATACGCACCCCGATGAATGCCCTGATTGGCCTGCTGGAGCTGGAAAACGCCGGGCGCAGTACCCCCGAACAGCGGCGAAATAACATTGCCGTCGCCTACGAATCCTCGAAGTCATTATTGATGCTGGTTGGGGATATTCTTGATATGGCAAAAATCGAATCCGGCACCTTTACCGTGCGTAGCGTGCCGCTTTCTCTGAGCGAGATGATCAACAGCGTCAGCACCCTGTTCCGCTACAGCGCGGAGGAAAAGCACCTTGCGCTAAGTGCCAGCGTTGAGGTGCAGGACGACCGGATCCTGTTCGACCCGGTGATGCTCAAACAGATAGTCTCTAACCTGGTGAGCAACGCCATCAAATTTACTGCCCAGGGCGAAGTTGAAATCATTATCTACCAGGCCAAAAAGCAGGCTGCTGAAACAGGCGATTACGTACTGGAGGTCTGTGATACCGGCGTGGGGATGAGCGAGGAGCAGCAAAACGCGATATTCGAACCGTTTGTGCAGCTGGATGCCGCGCAAAGAGAGCACCACGGCAGCGGGCTGGGGCTTAGTATTTGCCGCCAGCTAGCGGCGCTGTTGCACGGCAGCCTTGAGGTTGAAAGTTCGCCTGGCGAAGGCACCATTTTTATCTTCCGGTTCTCTGCACCTGTGGCACCGCCTGAACAGGCCAACGCCTCTACGGAGGTCAGCCCGCGCCGCTCGCGCAAAATTTTAGTGGTGGACGACCACCCTGCAAACCGGCTGCTGCTGGTGCAGCAACTGGAATTTGCCGGCCATCGCAGCGTGGCGGCAGAAAACGGCGTCCAGGCGCTGCGGCTGTGGGAAAAAGAAAATCCACCGTTTGACGTCGTCATTACCGACTGCAATATGCCGGACTTAAGCGGCTTTGAGCTGGTAAGGCAGCTGCGTGAGAAAGAAAAGTTGATGGCAAGAGAACCTCAGCCGATGTTTGGCCTGACCGCCATGGCGGAGCAGCAGGTGCGCGACCGGGGAATACAGGCCGGGATGACCGACTGCCTGTTCAAGCCTGTGGAGCTGGAAAAGTTACTTGCCCGTATCGATAAACACTCAGAGCACACAGCTGAACCTTCATCACGCCCGCTGCTTTCGCTCAGCAGGCTGGCCGAGTCTCAGCCGGAGGCCTTCCGTGCATTAGTTAAGACCGTGATTGAGCAAAACCAGCTGGATATGGCCGCGCTAAAAAGCGGCATCGCCAGCGGAGATTTCGGGCTTATCAAAAGCAGCGCTCATCGCCTTGCCGGCAGCGCAAGGCTGGCCGATGCTCCCAAGCTGTCTGCTATTTGCGGGCAAATTGAAGCGGCGGCAGAGGCGCAGGACAGCGAGGCCGTTCACACTTTAGCGGCTGACGGCGAACGGCATGTGAAAGAGCTGGAGAATGCGCTGAGCCACCTTGCTATACTGCCTTAA
- a CDS encoding response regulator transcription factor, translated as MSKIYIVDDHPVSQLAVRVVAENNGYEVAGISDNGRDAINVLRDNAEVTLVVIDIEIPPPNGLEVIKRLRQYGFSGGILVLTGYNDSHFVDRARRAGANGFISKNNHLDQLVDAFKAILSGYEFFPQRPQAVNVSAGVQSESELLGTLSNRELEVLGLISRGEMLIDIAAQLHVSNKSISTYKRRIMAKLGFSKTLEMIEFARRNNLA; from the coding sequence ATGAGTAAGATTTATATCGTCGACGATCACCCTGTTTCACAGCTTGCGGTCAGAGTAGTCGCGGAAAATAACGGCTACGAAGTGGCGGGGATCAGCGACAACGGGCGTGACGCGATTAACGTCCTGCGTGACAACGCGGAGGTGACGCTGGTGGTTATCGACATTGAAATTCCACCGCCTAACGGCCTGGAAGTGATTAAGCGGCTTCGTCAGTACGGCTTTAGCGGCGGCATATTGGTGCTCACCGGCTATAACGACAGCCACTTTGTGGACCGCGCCCGCCGGGCGGGTGCCAACGGGTTTATCAGCAAGAATAACCATCTCGATCAGTTGGTGGACGCCTTCAAGGCCATTCTTAGCGGCTATGAGTTCTTCCCCCAGAGACCGCAGGCGGTGAATGTCTCAGCCGGCGTACAGTCTGAAAGCGAACTGCTCGGCACGCTGTCTAACCGCGAACTTGAGGTGCTGGGGCTTATCTCTCGCGGCGAGATGCTGATTGATATCGCCGCGCAGCTGCACGTTAGCAATAAATCCATCAGCACCTATAAACGCCGCATCATGGCCAAGCTCGGGTTCAGCAAAACGCTGGAAATGATCGAATTCGCCAGGCGCAACAACCTCGCCTGA
- a CDS encoding fimbrial protein — protein MTTLLSKVIWGGILLLGAAKSAQASCTFMDSRFNANDSVTLDLGHIVVQRDAPVGTVVATFNDSRLGNRNSFIQCDSSGFVTRWAQGSGGFLPVSYNGQTLYQSGVPGLAFRVVTSGAGSTAGRYGTGPLPRQIANTACTWSADWWRLCGGTWGNYRLQLVKIAPVTGSGPITMGSITQAQVVGETNVMDYTIGSGSVQTVACSVLNSAITVRMGKAKNTDFSGPGSTSGDADFAIKLNCDAETKIRLTLAPGSGGALDSSRGILNLDAAQAGQTATGVGIQVLYNNAPLELGNMMSIATTSSDGAYSLPLAARYYQTQANVTPGRADANATFTMTYQ, from the coding sequence ATGACGACATTATTAAGCAAAGTTATCTGGGGCGGCATATTGCTGCTCGGGGCAGCTAAAAGCGCCCAGGCAAGCTGTACGTTTATGGACAGCCGCTTTAACGCCAACGATTCGGTGACGCTGGATCTCGGGCATATAGTCGTGCAGCGAGATGCCCCTGTGGGCACGGTGGTAGCCACGTTCAATGACTCCCGTTTGGGCAACCGTAACAGCTTTATTCAGTGCGATAGCTCGGGCTTTGTAACCCGCTGGGCTCAGGGTAGCGGAGGCTTTCTGCCGGTCAGCTATAACGGACAAACGCTGTATCAGTCGGGCGTGCCAGGCCTGGCGTTTCGGGTGGTCACCAGCGGCGCTGGATCAACCGCCGGTCGCTACGGCACCGGACCTTTGCCCCGGCAGATTGCTAACACCGCCTGTACCTGGTCTGCCGACTGGTGGCGGCTGTGCGGCGGCACCTGGGGTAACTACCGGTTACAGCTGGTGAAAATTGCCCCGGTGACCGGCTCAGGCCCGATAACAATGGGTTCCATTACTCAGGCTCAGGTGGTGGGTGAAACCAACGTTATGGACTACACCATCGGCAGCGGCAGCGTGCAAACCGTCGCCTGCTCCGTCCTCAATAGCGCAATAACGGTGCGGATGGGTAAGGCGAAAAACACCGATTTCTCCGGCCCAGGCAGCACCAGCGGCGATGCTGATTTCGCCATTAAGCTGAACTGTGACGCCGAAACGAAGATCAGGCTGACGCTGGCGCCTGGCAGCGGCGGGGCTTTGGATAGCAGCAGGGGCATTCTTAATCTGGACGCTGCCCAGGCAGGGCAGACGGCGACCGGCGTGGGGATTCAGGTGCTGTATAACAACGCGCCGCTTGAGCTGGGCAACATGATGAGTATCGCTACCACTAGCTCGGACGGTGCTTATTCGCTTCCGCTGGCGGCACGTTATTACCAGACTCAGGCTAACGTCACGCCCGGCAGGGCCGATGCTAATGCTACCTTCACGATGACTTATCAGTGA